A genomic window from Lycium barbarum isolate Lr01 chromosome 4, ASM1917538v2, whole genome shotgun sequence includes:
- the LOC132638139 gene encoding auxin-responsive protein SAUR36-like produces MKKVRGFRLGRRIVRKGRVFSRAISKLCKLGRMLKQGAKGLCYGKPNSGYIRVGQEPVESKQVSVPKGHLAVYVGEKKDDTCRIVVPVMFFNHPLFAELLREAELVYGYNYPGRIQIPCRVSQFENVKSRIAATGGGGNCRREMSCCMGTF; encoded by the coding sequence ATGAAGAAAGTGAGAGGTTTCAGGCTTGGGCGGAGGATAGTAAGAAAAGGAAGAGTTTTTAGTAGAGCAATTTCAAAGCTTTGCAAATTGGGACGTATGTTAAAGCAAGGAGCAAAAGGACTCTGTTATGGAAAACCTAATTCGGGTTACATCCGGGTCGGGCAAGAACCGGTTGAGTCGAAGCAAGTGAGTGTACCAAAGGGGCACTTGGCTGTATACGTGGGTGAAAAGAAAGATGACACGTGTAGAATTGTGGTGCCTGTAATGTTCTTTAATCACCCATTGTTTGCTGAATTGTTGAGAGAAGCAGAGCTGGTGTATGGGTATAATTATCCGGGTCGGATCCAAATACCGTGTCGGGTATCCCAATTTGAGAACGTTAAATCAAGAATCGCCGCCACGGGCGGTGGTGGAAACTGCCGTAGAGAGATGAGCTGTTGCATGGGGACGTTTTAG
- the LOC132637120 gene encoding auxin-induced protein 10A5-like: MKKARGFKLSRRLVTSQGCASKTVSKMCKCLQLLKQGAKQLCFGKTNSGYFRVGQEPNKKVSVPKGHLAVYVGEKEDDTCRVVVPVIYFNHPLFAELLKEAEMVYGYNHSGGIQIPCRITEFENILSRIAATVGGGK; encoded by the coding sequence ATGAAGAAAGCGAGAGGTTTCAAACTTAGCAGGAGACTGGTGACATCACAAGGTTGTGCCAGCAAAACAGTTTCGAAGATGTGCAAATGTTTACAACTCCTGAAACAGGGAGCAAAACAACTCTGTTTTGGGAAAACCAACTCGGGTTACTTCCGGGTCGGGCAAGAACCGAATAAGAAAGTGAGTGTACCAAAGGGACATTTGGCTGTGTACGTTGGAGAGAAGGAAGATGACACGTGTAGAGTTGTGGTGCCTGTGATATACTTTAATCACCCTTTGTTTGCTGAATTGTTGAAGGAGGCAGAGATGGTGTATGGGTATAACCATTCGGGTGGGATCCAAATACCATGTCGGATAACCGAATTTGAGAATATTTTATCAAGAATCGCTGCCACGGTTGGTGGTGGAAAATAG